The Syntrophorhabdales bacterium genome includes a region encoding these proteins:
- a CDS encoding SagB/ThcOx family dehydrogenase has protein sequence MEKKLSRREFLKASAATGAILCMTPALASAQEAKSLELLKPQAGSGNSLMQLLWKRSSSRQFGPEPVPVGVLSNLLWAGFGINRPDGRRTAPSAHNCQDIDIYVILREGLYLYDAKANQLKLVLAEDLRGLAGTQPYVKEAPVNLIYVSDYARMADKMPADEKALFPVLSGIHTGVIAENVCLYCASEGLATVVRVMIDIPALSKAMKLRPDQKITLAQSVGYPRKTA, from the coding sequence ATGGAAAAGAAACTGAGTCGACGGGAGTTTTTGAAAGCATCAGCAGCAACGGGTGCGATCTTGTGTATGACCCCGGCTCTGGCTTCAGCCCAGGAAGCAAAGTCGCTGGAGCTTTTGAAACCTCAAGCGGGCAGTGGTAACTCTCTGATGCAGTTATTGTGGAAGAGGAGTTCTTCACGACAATTCGGCCCCGAACCAGTGCCCGTAGGGGTTCTTTCAAATCTCCTGTGGGCCGGCTTCGGGATTAATCGCCCTGACGGAAGGCGCACCGCCCCTTCCGCACACAACTGCCAGGATATCGATATCTACGTCATTCTTCGTGAGGGCCTCTACCTCTATGACGCGAAGGCAAATCAACTTAAGCTGGTACTGGCAGAAGACCTGCGCGGGCTCGCTGGAACTCAGCCCTATGTCAAAGAGGCCCCCGTGAATCTCATCTATGTGTCTGATTACGCGAGGATGGCCGATAAAATGCCGGCAGACGAAAAAGCCCTTTTCCCTGTTCTCTCCGGTATCCACACCGGGGTCATTGCGGAGAATGTCTGCCTCTATTGCGCCTCCGAAGGACTGGCGACCGTGGTTCGGGTAATGATCGATATACCGGCGCTCTCAAAGGCCATGAAGCTGCGGCCCGATCAGAAGATTACCCTGGCGCAGTCGGTGGGATACCCCAGGAAGACAGCATAG